A part of Microbulbifer salipaludis genomic DNA contains:
- the ruvX gene encoding Holliday junction resolvase RuvX: MNKPRTALAFDFGTRSIGLAYGQSLTGSARELDPLPAKDGKPNWDQVQRIVKEWQPQVLLVGLPLNMDGTESEFGARARKFGQRLHGRLGLPVEYADERLSTRAAKDEARERGHRGNYANQPVDSIAARIFLEDWLRQQGAG, encoded by the coding sequence ATGAACAAACCGCGCACCGCCCTGGCGTTCGACTTCGGCACCCGCTCCATCGGCCTCGCCTACGGCCAGAGCCTCACCGGCAGTGCCCGTGAACTGGACCCGCTGCCGGCCAAAGACGGCAAGCCGAACTGGGATCAGGTACAGCGCATTGTCAAAGAGTGGCAGCCGCAGGTACTGCTGGTGGGCCTGCCTCTCAACATGGACGGCACGGAAAGCGAATTCGGCGCCCGCGCGCGCAAATTCGGCCAGCGCCTGCACGGCCGCCTGGGCCTGCCGGTGGAGTATGCCGATGAGCGCCTCAGCACCCGCGCCGCCAAAGACGAAGCCCGTGAGCGCGGCCATCGCGGCAACTACGCCAACCAGCCGGTAGACTCCATCGCCGCGCGGATTTTTCTCGAGGACTGGCTGCGCCAGCAGGGCGCCGGCTAG